Proteins encoded together in one Nitrospirota bacterium window:
- a CDS encoding HAMP domain-containing protein: MTQSKNISIHWGITAKLTALFILFGFFPVLVIGLIAYNASRTIEGSVGTRFQAQAEGVADKIDRNLFERYGDVQAFGFNSVLDQKAHWYSTGIEDNPIVQVMDQYVDTYDLYYLTILVDLEGRVIAVNSKDADGKRIQSQGLYGKNYREAAWFRALKAQQFTTKMPFSAPENMAATGTYIEDLHVDPDVKAAYPGDDGLTLGFAAPVYRDGKVVAYWSNLAKFAVVEDIMRSAQHIMKSAGFSESAAVLLDKDGKILMNYDPAYTGTDQIRHDFAALMTDNLATRGITAAIEAIAGKSGFATDPHPRTGVPQMIGYTHLKGALGYPGMNWSVLLVVDHADAIGDARAINRNVLIASAVCLVITLIAGVIIGRIGVRGIGRVSEAVAKLAGGALDTRVSVASKDEIGVLAQAFNHMGMQIQEKVAKEAEQSMKMEQFMVEAQRVLGNLAQGDLTDQMKNPCEGNLEQIKTSLNGTVTKLRMTLTAVRESAESVATGAEEIIKGNEDLSQRTSEQAASLEETSSAMEEITSTVKQSADNAKQANQLAMAARDVANKGGAVTTKAVTAMAEINQSSKKISDIITVIDEIAFQTNLLALNAAVEAARAGEHGRGFAVVATEVRNLAQRSALAAKEIKGLIHESMARVEEGSELVNRSGKTLEEIVASVKHVSDIIAEISAASQEQASGIDQVNMAVIQMDQTTQQNAALVEETTSASQCLTGQAKELMGMVASFKIKVNEEEKAGMPAVASVRRATAEAIHTVYGEPEPAGEKREASYVKREALGVGVQRDASESGTKYASRSALHAKEVEFEEF; the protein is encoded by the coding sequence ATGACTCAGTCCAAGAACATCTCGATTCACTGGGGGATTACCGCGAAACTGACGGCGCTCTTCATCCTGTTCGGGTTCTTCCCGGTGCTGGTGATCGGGTTGATTGCCTACAACGCCAGCCGCACGATCGAGGGATCGGTCGGTACGCGATTTCAAGCCCAGGCGGAGGGAGTCGCAGACAAGATCGATCGCAACCTGTTCGAACGCTATGGCGACGTGCAGGCCTTTGGCTTCAACAGCGTGCTCGATCAGAAGGCCCACTGGTATAGCACCGGCATCGAGGACAATCCCATCGTGCAGGTCATGGACCAGTATGTGGATACCTACGATCTCTACTATTTGACCATTCTGGTCGATCTGGAGGGTCGCGTGATCGCAGTGAATTCCAAGGATGCCGATGGGAAACGGATTCAATCGCAAGGCCTCTACGGGAAGAATTATCGGGAGGCGGCCTGGTTTCGCGCGCTGAAGGCCCAGCAGTTTACGACCAAGATGCCGTTCTCTGCGCCGGAAAACATGGCCGCGACCGGCACCTATATCGAAGATCTCCACGTCGATCCGGACGTGAAGGCTGCCTATCCAGGAGATGATGGGCTCACGCTGGGATTTGCGGCCCCGGTCTATCGGGACGGAAAAGTCGTGGCCTACTGGAGCAACCTGGCAAAGTTCGCGGTTGTGGAGGATATCATGCGATCGGCGCAACACATTATGAAGAGCGCCGGTTTTTCCGAGTCAGCCGCGGTCCTCCTGGACAAGGACGGAAAGATTCTCATGAATTATGATCCTGCCTATACCGGGACAGACCAGATCCGTCACGACTTTGCGGCTCTGATGACCGACAACCTGGCGACCCGCGGTATCACTGCCGCAATAGAGGCTATTGCGGGAAAGTCTGGCTTTGCAACCGATCCTCATCCCCGCACCGGGGTGCCTCAGATGATCGGCTACACGCACCTCAAGGGGGCGTTAGGCTATCCAGGCATGAATTGGTCGGTCCTCCTGGTGGTCGATCACGCAGACGCGATCGGCGACGCCCGAGCGATCAATCGAAACGTGTTGATTGCAAGCGCCGTCTGTCTGGTGATCACGCTGATAGCCGGCGTCATCATCGGGCGGATCGGAGTGCGAGGAATCGGCCGGGTAAGTGAGGCTGTGGCGAAGCTGGCCGGCGGCGCCCTGGACACGCGTGTCTCGGTCGCGTCAAAGGATGAAATTGGCGTTCTGGCTCAGGCCTTCAACCACATGGGCATGCAGATCCAGGAAAAGGTGGCGAAGGAAGCAGAGCAATCGATGAAGATGGAGCAGTTCATGGTGGAGGCGCAGCGGGTGCTGGGGAACCTGGCCCAGGGGGATCTGACAGACCAGATGAAGAATCCCTGTGAGGGTAATCTTGAGCAGATCAAGACCAGCCTCAACGGCACGGTTACCAAGCTCCGGATGACGCTCACAGCCGTGAGGGAATCGGCGGAGAGCGTGGCGACGGGGGCGGAAGAAATCATCAAGGGCAACGAGGATCTCTCGCAGCGGACCAGCGAGCAAGCTGCCTCGCTGGAGGAGACATCGTCGGCGATGGAGGAAATTACTTCCACGGTGAAGCAGAGCGCGGATAACGCGAAGCAGGCAAATCAGCTGGCAATGGCGGCCCGCGACGTGGCCAACAAGGGCGGTGCGGTGACGACCAAGGCCGTCACCGCGATGGCCGAGATCAACCAGAGTAGCAAGAAGATCTCCGACATCATCACGGTGATCGACGAGATTGCATTCCAGACGAATCTGCTGGCCTTGAATGCGGCGGTGGAGGCGGCGCGAGCCGGAGAACATGGGCGTGGTTTTGCCGTCGTGGCGACTGAAGTGCGGAATCTGGCGCAGCGGTCGGCGCTGGCGGCCAAAGAGATCAAGGGCTTGATCCACGAGTCCATGGCGCGGGTGGAGGAGGGCAGCGAACTGGTGAACCGATCCGGCAAAACGTTGGAGGAGATCGTGGCCTCGGTGAAACATGTCAGCGATATTATTGCCGAGATTTCAGCGGCTTCCCAGGAGCAGGCCAGCGGAATCGATCAGGTGAATATGGCTGTCATTCAGATGGACCAGACGACCCAGCAGAACGCAGCCTTGGTGGAGGAAACCACCTCGGCCAGCCAGTGTCTGACCGGGCAGGCGAAGGAACTCATGGGTATGGTGGCATCGTTCAAGATCAAGGTGAACGAGGAGGAGAAGGCCGGAATGCCGGCCGTGGCGTCGGTCAGAAGGGCGACGGCCGAGGCGATTCATACTGTGTATGGAGAGCCGGAACCGGCAGGCGAGAAACGTGAAGCGTCGTACGTGAAGCGTGAAGCGCTGGGGGTAGGTGTGCAACGTGACGCGTCTGAATCCGGAACGAAATACGCTTCACGATCGGCGCTTCACGCTAAAGAAGTGGAGTTCGAGGAATTCTAA
- a CDS encoding methyl-accepting chemotaxis sensory transducer produces the protein MSSIHIEDIIGNIETRINDHMFVTERITSQINILALNATIEAARAGEAGRGFAVVATEVKTLAAQAGSTSKELGEIRSDTSELHRRFAEKESDRLSDMAQTLVQLIVRNLYERTADVRWWATDAALFRCLESQDRPSIDHAIARLGLINRYYSVYLDLVLVGMDGKVRACSQPSKFPRVTGANLSGAPWFKKAMATKSGDQYVVDEIVGDPLHDDKLTAVYAAAVRAEGNREGRIVGVLAVVFDWEEQAKTIVRIEPALSEDEWTRSRVLLLDNKLRVIASSDNNGILAPFVLEHQGQRKGHYLNAGHELIAFAQTHGYQEYDGLGWYAVIVQQIK, from the coding sequence ATGAGCAGCATTCACATTGAAGACATCATCGGGAACATCGAAACGCGGATCAATGACCACATGTTCGTGACGGAACGCATTACCAGTCAGATCAATATTCTTGCGCTCAATGCCACGATCGAAGCGGCAAGGGCCGGCGAGGCCGGCAGGGGATTTGCCGTGGTAGCCACCGAGGTCAAAACCCTTGCCGCGCAAGCAGGCAGTACCTCGAAAGAGCTGGGCGAGATACGGTCCGACACCAGTGAATTACACCGCCGGTTCGCTGAAAAGGAGAGTGACCGTCTCTCGGACATGGCGCAGACTCTGGTGCAGCTCATCGTGCGCAATCTGTACGAACGCACCGCCGATGTGCGTTGGTGGGCAACGGATGCGGCGCTCTTCCGCTGTCTGGAGTCGCAAGATCGACCCTCCATTGACCATGCGATTGCTCGTCTTGGCCTGATCAACCGGTACTATTCCGTCTATCTCGACCTTGTACTGGTGGGGATGGACGGGAAGGTCAGGGCCTGCTCGCAGCCATCGAAATTTCCAAGGGTCACCGGCGCCAATCTGTCCGGGGCTCCGTGGTTCAAGAAGGCTATGGCGACGAAGAGCGGCGATCAGTATGTGGTCGACGAGATTGTCGGCGATCCGCTCCATGACGATAAATTGACGGCCGTATACGCAGCCGCCGTGCGTGCCGAGGGGAACAGAGAGGGAAGGATCGTCGGCGTGCTGGCGGTCGTCTTCGATTGGGAAGAACAGGCCAAAACGATTGTCCGGATCGAACCGGCGTTGAGCGAAGATGAATGGACGCGCAGCCGCGTGCTCTTGCTGGATAATAAGCTGCGCGTCATTGCCTCATCCGACAACAACGGGATCCTCGCGCCTTTCGTGCTGGAACATCAAGGCCAACGCAAGGGCCATTATCTCAATGCCGGCCATGAGTTGATTGCGTTTGCGCAGACGCATGGCTACCAGGAATATGACGGGCTCGGCTGGTATGCGGTGATCGTACAGCAGATTAAATAG
- a CDS encoding response regulator has translation MPSILIIDDDDSLRDSLRRTLHREGYIIIEASEGGRGLKQLERQPVDLILLDMFMPDKDGLETIMELRRTHPGIRVIAMSGGGFKGTVDVLPVATKLGVRRTLSKPFTREQLLEALREELLPH, from the coding sequence ATGCCATCTATTCTCATTATTGACGACGATGATAGTCTCCGCGACTCTCTGCGCCGTACCCTGCACAGGGAAGGGTATATCATCATCGAAGCGAGTGAGGGTGGGCGAGGGCTGAAACAGCTTGAGCGTCAGCCGGTTGACCTGATTCTGCTCGACATGTTCATGCCGGATAAGGACGGCCTAGAAACCATCATGGAACTCCGCCGCACTCATCCAGGAATCCGAGTGATTGCTATGTCCGGTGGGGGGTTCAAAGGCACGGTCGATGTTCTGCCCGTGGCAACAAAACTGGGCGTTCGACGAACGCTGAGCAAGCCCTTTACGCGGGAGCAACTGCTAGAGGCCCTGCGCGAGGAGCTGTTACCACACTAA
- a CDS encoding PAS domain S-box protein translates to MSDVSYRQMDQMGQTDRERAESEQARLLTILDASLNEIYMFRTDTLRFTYVNRGALENLGYTIETMQALTPIDIKPEMTEASFRDLVNPLLTGEQRQLIFETVHLRKNGSLYPVEVHLQLVGQDKERTFLALIHDVTARKQQERRQAAEHAVTKLLLEANTLEEAVPAMMGIVCRTLDWNMGLMWMVDEEAQALRCIETWSEGYVNEAQFIESSRQFNFTIGTGLPGRVWKSQKAEWIRDVTCDGNFPRASIAAGAGLHGAFAVPITSNDRILGVMEFFSAALREPDRKLLEMFDDLAGRLSEFCAHKKAEQALHSSEARFAGILDIAEEAIISIDEAQRITLFNQGAAKTFGYAPGEALGQPVGILLPSRFVHAHGRQISELAHSHESAKPMGHQREVWGRRKSGEEFPAEASLVKVHVNGVTTFTVILRDISVRKRAERHLQQVKEQAELAAREKAQILATVEAFFIGVTDQGVISEWTNRAEQVFGIPLRETIGRSLQDLPIAWNWVEIQAGLRTIGDTLTTVRLEKVRLTAPGAKEKFIKLTISPICEDRGVGCVIMGEDVTDRLILEEGLAQAQKLESIGQLAAGIAHEINTPIQFIGDNVRFLSDSFVDIHATLTRYREVLAAAKSGNWPLGLIETCETEAEQVDLDYLSQEIPKAVAQSAEGIERVATIVRAMKEFAHPGSREKAVVDLNKAIESTVIVARNEWKYVADLKTNLDSSLPPVPCVVGEFNQVVLNIIVNATHAIADAVKGTGGKGTITIGTSRVGDFVEVRIADTGMGIPESIRHKIFDPFFTTKDIGKGTGQGLAIARSVVVDKHQGTITVESQVGKGTTFLIRLPLTASPANSVKEGAP, encoded by the coding sequence GTGTCTGACGTTTCATATCGCCAGATGGACCAGATGGGCCAGACAGACCGGGAGCGGGCCGAGTCGGAACAGGCGAGGTTGCTGACGATCCTCGATGCCAGCCTGAACGAAATTTACATGTTCCGCACCGACACGTTGCGCTTCACCTACGTCAATCGTGGCGCGCTCGAGAATCTCGGCTATACCATCGAAACCATGCAAGCCCTGACCCCCATCGACATTAAGCCGGAGATGACGGAAGCCTCCTTCCGGGACTTGGTCAACCCGCTCCTGACCGGTGAACAACGACAACTCATTTTTGAGACCGTTCACCTGCGCAAGAACGGCAGTCTCTATCCGGTGGAGGTTCATTTACAATTGGTCGGGCAGGACAAGGAACGGACCTTCCTCGCCCTTATTCATGATGTCACAGCGCGCAAACAGCAAGAGCGTCGTCAAGCCGCAGAACATGCCGTCACGAAGCTGCTCTTGGAGGCGAACACACTGGAAGAAGCTGTGCCAGCCATGATGGGAATAGTCTGCCGGACCTTAGATTGGAACATGGGTCTTATGTGGATGGTAGACGAGGAGGCGCAAGCATTACGCTGTATCGAGACCTGGAGTGAGGGGTATGTCAACGAAGCGCAGTTTATCGAGAGCAGCAGGCAGTTCAACTTCACAATAGGAACTGGGCTTCCCGGCCGTGTGTGGAAGAGCCAAAAGGCAGAGTGGATTCGCGACGTGACCTGCGACGGCAATTTTCCTCGCGCCTCCATTGCCGCCGGTGCGGGATTGCATGGGGCCTTCGCGGTTCCCATCACGTCCAACGATCGGATTCTAGGAGTCATGGAATTCTTTTCCGCAGCACTGCGCGAACCGGACCGGAAACTCCTTGAGATGTTCGATGATTTGGCGGGGAGGCTCTCGGAGTTTTGTGCCCACAAGAAGGCGGAGCAGGCCTTGCACAGCTCAGAAGCCCGGTTCGCCGGCATCCTCGATATCGCTGAAGAGGCCATTATCTCAATTGATGAAGCGCAGCGTATCACCCTATTCAACCAGGGGGCGGCGAAAACTTTCGGGTATGCGCCCGGCGAAGCCCTGGGTCAGCCGGTCGGCATCCTCTTGCCGAGTCGATTTGTCCACGCGCATGGCCGACAGATCAGTGAATTGGCCCATTCCCACGAGTCCGCAAAACCAATGGGGCATCAGCGGGAGGTGTGGGGCCGACGGAAAAGCGGCGAGGAGTTCCCGGCCGAAGCGAGCCTTGTCAAAGTTCACGTGAATGGCGTTACCACGTTTACGGTGATCTTACGCGATATCTCAGTGCGCAAACGGGCGGAACGGCATCTGCAACAGGTGAAGGAGCAAGCCGAACTTGCCGCGCGTGAAAAGGCTCAGATCCTTGCGACCGTGGAAGCCTTCTTTATCGGAGTCACTGATCAGGGGGTCATCAGCGAATGGACAAACCGAGCGGAACAAGTCTTTGGAATCCCCCTGAGGGAAACGATCGGTCGGTCATTGCAGGATCTGCCGATTGCGTGGAATTGGGTTGAAATACAAGCCGGGCTGAGGACAATCGGTGACACGCTGACGACAGTTCGGTTGGAAAAGGTTCGATTGACTGCTCCCGGAGCGAAGGAGAAATTCATCAAATTGACTATCTCACCGATCTGCGAAGACCGAGGCGTCGGGTGCGTCATCATGGGTGAGGATGTGACAGACCGTTTGATCCTCGAAGAGGGACTGGCACAGGCGCAAAAGCTCGAGTCCATCGGGCAGCTTGCAGCCGGGATCGCGCATGAAATCAACACCCCCATCCAATTCATCGGCGACAACGTCCGGTTCCTGTCAGATTCCTTTGTCGATATTCACGCCACGCTCACACGGTATCGTGAGGTCCTGGCGGCGGCGAAATCAGGGAACTGGCCGCTGGGGCTCATCGAAACCTGTGAAACGGAAGCGGAGCAGGTTGATCTCGACTACCTGAGCCAGGAAATCCCCAAAGCCGTTGCGCAATCTGCCGAGGGGATCGAGCGGGTGGCGACGATCGTACGGGCGATGAAGGAATTTGCGCATCCGGGGAGCCGCGAGAAAGCCGTGGTCGATCTCAACAAAGCCATCGAAAGCACGGTGATCGTCGCACGGAATGAATGGAAGTACGTGGCCGATCTCAAAACCAACTTGGATTCTTCGCTGCCGCCGGTGCCCTGTGTCGTGGGGGAATTCAATCAGGTCGTGCTGAACATCATCGTCAATGCGACACACGCGATTGCCGATGCCGTCAAAGGGACCGGCGGGAAGGGTACGATCACGATCGGCACCAGTCGCGTGGGCGACTTTGTTGAGGTTCGCATCGCCGATACCGGCATGGGGATTCCAGAGTCCATTCGCCACAAAATCTTCGATCCGTTCTTCACGACCAAGGACATCGGGAAAGGAACGGGTCAGGGACTCGCCATCGCGCGATCGGTCGTGGTGGACAAGCATCAGGGGACGATCACGGTCGAAAGCCAGGTCGGGAAGGGGACGACGTTCCTGATCCGCCTGCCGCTTACCGCGTCGCCGGCCAACTCGGTCAAAGAAGGTGCGCCATGA
- a CDS encoding response regulator: MKQHVLFVDDDPSFLDGLRRILHSQRGRWEMTFVTSVEQAVECVDTRTVDTIVSDVMLPGRSGFDLLRAVTASSTSNHVPVIMMTGADQRDLKRRALDEGATDLLSKPIDPDDLTARIRSALRLKAYEDEIRGQSEILECKVMERTEALNASRLDLIWRLGRVAEFRDEQTGNHVVRVGSYCRVMAEALGMGRDFADMICFTSPLHDIGKIGIPDGILLQPRALTPDEWEIMRRHCVIGADILRQDVWRTSRVPVASVVGLPDRNRDRENPFLAMASLIALTHHEWWDGTGYPRRLSGEGIPLESRIVAVADVYDALHSARPYKPAFLECTVLGIMKEKVGSHFDPDVYRVFERSLDAFREIRRRFTDEALAA; the protein is encoded by the coding sequence ATGAAGCAGCATGTGCTCTTCGTCGACGACGATCCCAGTTTCCTGGATGGGCTCCGACGGATATTGCACAGCCAGCGAGGTCGGTGGGAGATGACCTTCGTGACCAGTGTGGAGCAAGCAGTGGAGTGTGTGGACACGAGGACTGTGGACACGATTGTCTCGGATGTCATGCTTCCCGGGAGGAGCGGGTTCGATCTCCTCCGGGCCGTCACGGCCTCTTCCACGTCCAACCATGTGCCGGTGATCATGATGACGGGCGCCGATCAGCGGGATCTGAAGCGGCGAGCCTTGGACGAAGGGGCGACGGATCTCCTCAGCAAGCCGATCGACCCCGACGACCTGACCGCGCGCATCCGCAGCGCCCTCCGGCTCAAGGCCTATGAGGACGAGATCCGAGGGCAGAGTGAGATCCTGGAATGCAAAGTTATGGAGCGCACCGAGGCGTTGAATGCATCTCGGCTCGACCTGATCTGGCGGCTTGGCCGGGTCGCCGAGTTTCGAGACGAGCAGACGGGTAACCATGTCGTGCGCGTAGGATCCTATTGCCGGGTGATGGCCGAGGCGTTGGGCATGGGGCGCGACTTTGCGGACATGATTTGTTTCACCAGTCCGTTGCATGACATCGGCAAGATCGGCATTCCTGACGGCATCCTGTTGCAGCCTCGCGCGCTGACGCCGGATGAATGGGAGATCATGCGGCGGCACTGTGTCATCGGGGCCGACATCCTCCGGCAGGACGTGTGGCGAACATCCCGAGTGCCGGTGGCTTCGGTGGTCGGATTGCCGGACAGGAATCGCGACAGGGAGAACCCCTTCTTGGCCATGGCGTCCTTGATCGCCCTGACGCATCACGAGTGGTGGGATGGGACGGGCTATCCGCGCCGATTGTCCGGAGAAGGGATCCCGTTGGAATCGCGCATCGTCGCGGTCGCCGACGTATATGACGCGCTGCATTCGGCGAGGCCCTACAAGCCGGCGTTCCTTGAATGTACCGTCCTCGGCATCATGAAGGAGAAGGTCGGGTCGCACTTCGATCCGGACGTGTACAGGGTGTTCGAACGATCGCTCGACGCCTTTCGAGAGATCCGCAGGCGGTTCACCGATGAGGCGCTCGCAGCCTAG
- a CDS encoding HDOD domain-containing protein produces the protein MKQLLFVDDESKLLDGLKRSLRPMRHEWNMTFVTSGAEALMALEQVPFDVVVSDMRMPGMDGAQLLNEVQQRYPQVVRIVLSGQSDKELIYQSIAATHQYLAKPCESELLKATVMRACALRDLLGNDSLRRLVTGMHQIPSQPTLYAEIRKEAESNTASIRIIGEIISKDMGMTAKILQLVNSAYFGLRGTVSTAEQAVNLLGLDTVQALVLTVQVFSQFAAIHGSSFNIDRLWEASMETGSLARAIAKAEQVPALMIEQAYTAGLLHDVGRLVFAANALERYEATLKASHDKSLPIWEVERLEFGASHADVGAYLLGLWGLGDPIVEAVAFHHRPSDCVGNSFSPLTAVHFASVLQEELSRQPAGDVPSQIDSTYLNTLHMTDRLPHWREVAGAVQRERS, from the coding sequence ATGAAGCAACTCCTGTTTGTAGATGACGAATCGAAACTGCTTGACGGGCTCAAGCGGTCGCTCCGTCCCATGCGGCACGAGTGGAATATGACGTTCGTGACCAGCGGAGCGGAGGCGTTGATGGCTCTGGAGCAGGTGCCTTTCGACGTCGTGGTCTCGGACATGCGTATGCCGGGGATGGACGGCGCCCAGCTCCTGAACGAGGTCCAACAGCGCTACCCGCAAGTCGTCAGAATCGTGCTGTCCGGCCAGTCGGATAAAGAATTGATCTATCAGTCCATCGCCGCGACCCATCAATATCTGGCCAAACCTTGCGAGAGCGAGCTGTTGAAAGCCACGGTGATGCGGGCCTGTGCCCTGCGCGATCTCCTCGGGAACGACTCGCTGCGGCGGCTGGTGACGGGTATGCACCAGATCCCCAGTCAGCCGACCCTCTATGCCGAAATCAGGAAGGAGGCGGAATCCAACACCGCTTCGATCAGGATCATCGGTGAGATCATTTCCAAGGATATGGGCATGACTGCGAAAATACTCCAGCTGGTGAATTCCGCCTATTTTGGGTTGCGCGGCACAGTGTCGACGGCGGAGCAGGCTGTAAATCTCTTGGGGTTGGATACGGTTCAGGCGCTGGTGTTGACCGTGCAAGTTTTTTCGCAATTTGCCGCAATTCATGGTTCAAGCTTCAACATAGATCGTCTGTGGGAGGCGAGTATGGAGACTGGTTCGCTCGCCCGCGCAATTGCGAAGGCCGAACAAGTTCCGGCGCTGATGATCGAGCAGGCGTACACGGCAGGATTGCTCCATGACGTGGGAAGGTTGGTGTTCGCGGCCAATGCCCTGGAACGATACGAAGCCACACTCAAGGCATCGCATGACAAGAGTCTCCCGATATGGGAGGTGGAACGTCTGGAGTTCGGGGCCAGCCATGCAGACGTCGGGGCCTATCTGCTGGGGCTTTGGGGGTTGGGCGATCCTATTGTGGAGGCGGTGGCCTTCCATCATCGCCCTTCGGATTGCGTCGGGAACAGTTTCAGCCCTCTCACAGCGGTGCATTTCGCCAGCGTGTTACAGGAGGAGCTGTCCAGGCAGCCGGCAGGGGATGTTCCATCTCAGATCGATTCCACCTATCTCAACACACTTCATATGACCGACCGGCTCCCGCATTGGCGAGAGGTGGCCGGCGCGGTTCAGCGGGAAAGGAGCTAG
- a CDS encoding response regulator has protein sequence MAGKILCVDDDPNILEGYKRQLRKEFELVTAVGPEQGLRMVAEQGPFAVVVSDLQMPGMNGVEFLAQVRVHEPDTVRMLLTGNAELQAAIDAINQGQIFRFLTKPCTSELLGGALKAALAQHRLINAERELLEQTLSGSIGVLSEVLALVNPEAFGRSARITRYVESIAENLHVSELWSIKTAAMLSQIGCVILPESVLKKVYQGAALTAEETQLFNQHPFIAYDLIAKIPRMKRVAEIIKFQDSYYDGVGMSGGTQQGKTIPMEAGILKVALDFDALESSGKSKAEAFGVMQQRKGWYDPTVIDALKSAFAKEIKFEVKTTVVAELLEGMILAEDIQSSQYVLLASKGQQVTQSMILRLQSFRKSGGVREPFTVLLPIKLEDSPAGIPSQVVSQPVQMLKAS, from the coding sequence ATGGCTGGCAAAATTCTCTGTGTGGATGACGATCCGAACATTTTAGAGGGCTACAAGCGGCAACTTCGGAAAGAGTTCGAGCTGGTTACTGCCGTCGGACCTGAGCAGGGTCTTCGGATGGTCGCGGAGCAGGGTCCCTTCGCCGTCGTGGTGTCCGATCTCCAAATGCCGGGAATGAACGGGGTCGAGTTTCTTGCGCAGGTACGGGTCCACGAGCCCGACACCGTGCGCATGCTGTTGACGGGCAACGCCGAACTCCAGGCGGCGATCGACGCGATCAATCAAGGACAGATATTCCGGTTTCTCACCAAGCCCTGCACGTCGGAGTTGCTCGGCGGTGCGCTCAAGGCCGCTCTGGCGCAGCACCGTCTGATTAACGCGGAGCGTGAACTCTTGGAACAAACGCTCAGCGGCAGCATCGGAGTGCTCAGTGAGGTCTTAGCGTTGGTCAATCCTGAAGCGTTCGGGCGATCGGCTCGCATCACCCGGTACGTGGAGTCGATCGCGGAGAATCTTCACGTGTCTGAACTATGGTCCATCAAGACCGCCGCCATGTTGTCTCAGATCGGCTGCGTCATTCTGCCGGAGTCGGTTCTCAAGAAGGTATATCAAGGGGCGGCACTCACGGCCGAGGAGACCCAGCTCTTTAATCAGCATCCGTTTATAGCCTACGACTTGATCGCCAAGATTCCGCGGATGAAGCGGGTGGCCGAGATCATTAAGTTTCAGGATAGCTACTACGATGGGGTCGGTATGTCAGGAGGCACTCAACAAGGCAAAACCATTCCGATGGAGGCCGGCATTCTGAAAGTGGCCTTGGACTTCGATGCGCTCGAATCCTCAGGCAAGTCGAAGGCCGAGGCGTTCGGCGTCATGCAGCAGCGCAAAGGATGGTACGATCCGACGGTGATCGACGCTCTGAAATCCGCATTTGCAAAGGAGATCAAGTTTGAGGTGAAGACGACTGTGGTGGCCGAACTTCTAGAAGGCATGATTCTGGCTGAGGACATTCAATCTAGTCAGTACGTGCTCCTCGCCTCAAAGGGCCAGCAAGTAACCCAATCTATGATTCTGAGACTCCAGAGCTTTAGAAAGTCCGGCGGAGTCCGAGAGCCGTTCACGGTCTTGCTCCCGATTAAACTGGAAGACTCACCGGCTGGGATACCTTCCCAAGTTGTGAGTCAGCCTGTACAGATGTTGAAAGCATCCTGA